The Cuculus canorus isolate bCucCan1 chromosome 5, bCucCan1.pri, whole genome shotgun sequence genome window below encodes:
- the DTX4 gene encoding E3 ubiquitin-protein ligase DTX4 isoform X2: MDVGITIQRAYEKQHPWVDLSAIGFCYVIDFATMGQINRQTQRKRRVRRRLDMVYPLVSGTLPKSQSWPASPGAAAAAAAPPVPACACPQCLLVMSVKATVSTAGAGTTTLQPRKAPPAPPAAPKAPVLASGTKAPDGTATVRGLLKPLAAQGVRRQAASTPALSSASSTSSPPGAGSSKTSRPGLGSLNRSHLQRLAIAQSRVLIASGVPTVPVKNLTGSSPVNPALAGITGILMSAAGLPVCLTRPPKLVLHPPPVSKSDIQSIPGISHTCRKTTKKQAKKGKTPEEVLKKYLQKVRHPPDEDCTICMERLSAPSGYKGPQPAVKPDLVGKLVKCGHVFHLHCLVAMYNNGNKDGSLQCPTCKTIYGVKTGTQPPGKMEYHIIPHALPGHSDCKTIRIIYNIPPGVQGPEHPNPGKSFTARGFPRHCYLPDSEKGRKVLKLLLVAWDRRLIFAIGTSSTTGESDTVIWNEIHHKTEFGSNLTGHGYPDINYLDNVLAELAAQGITEESLMQEKD, translated from the exons ATGGATGTGGGTATCACCATCCAGCGTGCCTATGAGAAGCAGCACCCCTGGGTGGACCTGAGTGCCATCGGCTTCTGTTACGTCATCGACTTTGCCACCATGGGCCAGATCAACCGGCAGACCCAGCGCAAGCGCCGTGTCCGCCGCCGCCTTGACATGGTCTACCCGCTGGTCTCGGGCACCTTGCCCAAGTCGCAATCCTGGCCAGCCAgccctggggcagcagcagcggcggcaGCACCCCCAGTCCCTGCCTGCGCCTGTCCCCAGTGCCTCCTGGTCATGAGCGTCAAAGCCACTGTGTCAACTGCTGGCGCTGGCACCACTACTCTGCAGCCCCGCAAGGCACCCCCGGCACCACCGGCTGCCCCCAAAGCCCCAGTACTGGCCTCAGGGACCAAGGCACCCGATGGTACAGCCACGGTGCGTGGCTTGCTGAAGCCACTGGCAGCCCAAGGGGTCCGGCGGCAGGCAGCCAGCACGCCTGCCCTGAGCTCAGCCAGCTCCACCAGCAGCCCCCCCggtgcaggcagcagcaaaacatCCCGTCCTGGCCTTGGCAGCCTGAACCGGAGCCACCTCCAGCGCCTGGCCATCGCCCAGTCCCGGGTGCTCATTGCCTCTGG GGTCCCCACTGTTCCCGTGAAGAACCTCACCGGCTCCAGCCCTGTCAACCCAGCGCTGGCAG GGATCACAGGGATCCTGATGAGTGCTGCCGGACTGCCCGTCTGCCTGACACGGCCCCCCAAGTTGGTGCTCCACCCCCCGCCCGTCAGCAAAAGTGACATCCAGTCCATCCCTGGCATCTCCCACACCTGCCGCAAGACCACCAAGAAGCAGGCCAAGAAGG GTAAAACCCCAGAGGAGGTACTGAAGAAATACCTGCAGAAGGTGCGGCATCCGCCAGATGAG GATTGCACCATCTGCATGGAGCGCCTCTCTGCACCCTCTGGCTACAAGGGACCCCAGCCAGCTGTCAAGCCCGACCTGGTGGGGAAGCTGGTGAAATGCGGCCACGTCTTCCACCTCCACTGCCTGGTGGCCATGTACAACAATGGCAACAAG GATGGGAGCCTGCAGTGTCCCACTTGCAAAACCATCTATGGGGTGAAGACCGGGACACAGCCCCCAGGGAAGATGGAGTATCACATTATCCCTCACGCACTGCCTGGCCACTCTGACTGTAAAACCATCCGCATCATCTACAACATCCCACCAGGGGTGCAG GGACCGGAGCATCCAAACCCTGGGAAGAGCTTCACTGCCCGTGGCTTTCCTCGGCACTGCTACCTGCCAGACAGTGAGAAGGGCAGAAAG GTACTGAAATTGCTGCTGGTAGCCTGGGACCGGCGCTTGATCTTTGCCATTGGGACCTCCAGCACCACCGGCGAGTCAGACACGGTGATCTGGAATGAGATCCACCACAAGACAGAGTTTGGCTCCAACCTCACTGGCCACGGCTACCCTGACATCAACTACCTGGACAACGTCCTGGCTGAGCTTGCAGCCCAGGGCATCACGGAGGAGAGCCTGATGCAGGAGAAGGACTGA
- the CNTF gene encoding ciliary neurotrophic factor gives MAAADSPSATLRHNDLCNRGIRLAGKMRLDVINLLDAYVERQGLDASASVAAVEGVPVAAVERWDEQTGTQRLLENLAAYRAFRALLAQMLEEQREQLGEADTALGRALAAILLQVSAFTYHLEELLRLESHGPPGEEGAESPPPPPVSLFERKLRGLRVLRELAQWALRSTRDLRQLAKASQGSGSAPSPPDSP, from the exons ATGGCGGCAGCCGACAGCCCATCCGCCACCCTCCGCCACAACGACCTATGCAACCGGGGTATCCGCCTGGCTGGAAAGATGCGCTTGGATGTCATCAACCTCCTGGATGCCTAT GTGGAGCGACAGGGCCTGGATGCCTCAGCCAGCGTGGCAGCGGTGGAGGGTGTGCCAGTGGCCGCAGTGGAGCGCTGGGATGAGCAAACAGGGACCCAGCGGCTGTTGGAGAACTTGGCGGCGTACCGGGCATTCCGGGCACTGCTGGCCCagatgctggaggagcagcGGGAGCAGCTGGGTGAGGCAGACACGGCCCTGGGCCGCGCGCTGGCAGCCATCCTGCTCCAGGTTTCGGCCTTCACCTACCACCTCGAGGAGCTGCTGCGGCTGGAGAGCCACGGGCCGCCTGGCGAGGAGGGGGCCGAGTCACCCCCGCCACCCCCTGTCAGCCTCTTTGAGAGGAAGCTGCGTGGCCTGCGCGTGCTGCGGGAGCTGGCCCAGTGGGCACTCAGGTCCACACGGGACCTGCGGCAGCTCGCCAAGGCCAGCCAGGGCAGCGGCTCGGCTCCCAGCCCGCCTGACAGCCCGTGA
- the DTX4 gene encoding E3 ubiquitin-protein ligase DTX4 isoform X1 — MLLASAVVVWEWLNEHGRWRPYSPAVSHHIEAVARAGPRAGGSVVLGQADSRLAPYIIDLQSMHQFRQDTGTIRPVRRSYYDPSSAPGKGVVWEWENDSGSWTPYDMDVGITIQRAYEKQHPWVDLSAIGFCYVIDFATMGQINRQTQRKRRVRRRLDMVYPLVSGTLPKSQSWPASPGAAAAAAAPPVPACACPQCLLVMSVKATVSTAGAGTTTLQPRKAPPAPPAAPKAPVLASGTKAPDGTATVRGLLKPLAAQGVRRQAASTPALSSASSTSSPPGAGSSKTSRPGLGSLNRSHLQRLAIAQSRVLIASGVPTVPVKNLTGSSPVNPALAGITGILMSAAGLPVCLTRPPKLVLHPPPVSKSDIQSIPGISHTCRKTTKKQAKKGKTPEEVLKKYLQKVRHPPDEDCTICMERLSAPSGYKGPQPAVKPDLVGKLVKCGHVFHLHCLVAMYNNGNKDGSLQCPTCKTIYGVKTGTQPPGKMEYHIIPHALPGHSDCKTIRIIYNIPPGVQGPEHPNPGKSFTARGFPRHCYLPDSEKGRKVLKLLLVAWDRRLIFAIGTSSTTGESDTVIWNEIHHKTEFGSNLTGHGYPDINYLDNVLAELAAQGITEESLMQEKD; from the exons aTGCTGCTGGCCTCGGCCGTGGTGGTGTGGGAATGGCTGAACGAGCACGGGCGCTGGCGGCCCTACAGCCCCGCTGTCAGCCACCACATCGAGGCGGTGGCCCGCGCCGGGCCGCGGGCGGGCGGCAGCGTGGTGCTGGGCCAGGCCGACAGCCGCCTGGCGCCCTACATCATCGACCTGCAGTCCATGCACCAGTTCCGCCAGGACACCG GCACTATCCGCCCTGTCCGGCGCAGCTACTACGACCCGTCATCGGCGCCAGGCAAGGGAGTTGTATGGGAGTGGGAAAATGACAGCGGATCATGGACACCCTATGACATGGATGTGGGTATCACCATCCAGCGTGCCTATGAGAAGCAGCACCCCTGGGTGGACCTGAGTGCCATCGGCTTCTGTTACGTCATCGACTTTGCCACCATGGGCCAGATCAACCGGCAGACCCAGCGCAAGCGCCGTGTCCGCCGCCGCCTTGACATGGTCTACCCGCTGGTCTCGGGCACCTTGCCCAAGTCGCAATCCTGGCCAGCCAgccctggggcagcagcagcggcggcaGCACCCCCAGTCCCTGCCTGCGCCTGTCCCCAGTGCCTCCTGGTCATGAGCGTCAAAGCCACTGTGTCAACTGCTGGCGCTGGCACCACTACTCTGCAGCCCCGCAAGGCACCCCCGGCACCACCGGCTGCCCCCAAAGCCCCAGTACTGGCCTCAGGGACCAAGGCACCCGATGGTACAGCCACGGTGCGTGGCTTGCTGAAGCCACTGGCAGCCCAAGGGGTCCGGCGGCAGGCAGCCAGCACGCCTGCCCTGAGCTCAGCCAGCTCCACCAGCAGCCCCCCCggtgcaggcagcagcaaaacatCCCGTCCTGGCCTTGGCAGCCTGAACCGGAGCCACCTCCAGCGCCTGGCCATCGCCCAGTCCCGGGTGCTCATTGCCTCTGG GGTCCCCACTGTTCCCGTGAAGAACCTCACCGGCTCCAGCCCTGTCAACCCAGCGCTGGCAG GGATCACAGGGATCCTGATGAGTGCTGCCGGACTGCCCGTCTGCCTGACACGGCCCCCCAAGTTGGTGCTCCACCCCCCGCCCGTCAGCAAAAGTGACATCCAGTCCATCCCTGGCATCTCCCACACCTGCCGCAAGACCACCAAGAAGCAGGCCAAGAAGG GTAAAACCCCAGAGGAGGTACTGAAGAAATACCTGCAGAAGGTGCGGCATCCGCCAGATGAG GATTGCACCATCTGCATGGAGCGCCTCTCTGCACCCTCTGGCTACAAGGGACCCCAGCCAGCTGTCAAGCCCGACCTGGTGGGGAAGCTGGTGAAATGCGGCCACGTCTTCCACCTCCACTGCCTGGTGGCCATGTACAACAATGGCAACAAG GATGGGAGCCTGCAGTGTCCCACTTGCAAAACCATCTATGGGGTGAAGACCGGGACACAGCCCCCAGGGAAGATGGAGTATCACATTATCCCTCACGCACTGCCTGGCCACTCTGACTGTAAAACCATCCGCATCATCTACAACATCCCACCAGGGGTGCAG GGACCGGAGCATCCAAACCCTGGGAAGAGCTTCACTGCCCGTGGCTTTCCTCGGCACTGCTACCTGCCAGACAGTGAGAAGGGCAGAAAG GTACTGAAATTGCTGCTGGTAGCCTGGGACCGGCGCTTGATCTTTGCCATTGGGACCTCCAGCACCACCGGCGAGTCAGACACGGTGATCTGGAATGAGATCCACCACAAGACAGAGTTTGGCTCCAACCTCACTGGCCACGGCTACCCTGACATCAACTACCTGGACAACGTCCTGGCTGAGCTTGCAGCCCAGGGCATCACGGAGGAGAGCCTGATGCAGGAGAAGGACTGA